Proteins encoded within one genomic window of Ignavibacteriota bacterium:
- a CDS encoding cold-shock protein — translation MEKGTVKWFNGAKGFGFITRETGEDVFVHFREIVGEGYKTLNEGDKVGFEVTQGPKGLQAKGVTKL, via the coding sequence ATGGAAAAGGGAACAGTGAAATGGTTCAACGGAGCCAAAGGCTTCGGGTTCATCACTCGTGAAACTGGCGAAGACGTTTTCGTCCATTTCCGCGAAATCGTCGGTGAGGGGTACAAGACCCTGAACGAAGGCGATAAGGTGGGCTTCGAAGTTACGCAGGGTCCGAAGGGCCTCCAGGCCAAGGGCGTCACGAAGCTGTAA
- a CDS encoding serine hydrolase, translating to MKRLLFLMCLLSASTLFAQDLTTRLDEFLGQYVTNRGFQGTVVVAENGTLLYARGFGLADPARGLQNGPQVQYHIASVTKTFTAAMIMKLVEQGKIGVHDPITKYLPAYRRDTGDRVTIHHLLTHTSGIPEFATTEARRAHGLEPVPPMDQLIEKYCSEPLAFEPGSKFAYSNTGFVLLGAIIQKVTSQTFDQALHTLILDPAGMKNSGLDCSGLSLPARAAGFDAGFGDTLPPCEVFNIDWIGAAGGMYATAEDMVAWDHALSDPAVLSRNALRLMQTPYVKMKADGPSYGYGAVLDRRVRNRKGDSLLVVYHQGGMPGVSSLFGRVPATKQMVFVVSNVSGAPVVAMSDGLFALVNGSPAPSIKPSLARGLFKAISTKGSLEGVRDIESEHRASPGRYDVFENELSILGHQYLREKKHDEAAAVFGYALRLFPKSAGAFNNMGECAVALDQKEKAIGFYKKSLELNPVGTTAREALQKLGVN from the coding sequence ATGAAACGCCTGCTCTTTCTGATGTGTCTGCTGTCCGCGTCAACCCTGTTCGCGCAAGACCTGACGACACGCCTTGATGAATTCCTCGGCCAGTATGTCACCAACCGCGGGTTCCAGGGAACGGTCGTCGTCGCTGAAAATGGTACACTGCTGTACGCCCGCGGGTTCGGCCTCGCCGACCCCGCGCGCGGATTGCAGAACGGTCCGCAGGTTCAGTACCACATTGCCTCCGTCACCAAGACCTTCACCGCCGCAATGATCATGAAGCTCGTTGAGCAGGGGAAGATCGGTGTGCATGATCCCATCACGAAATACCTCCCTGCGTACCGCCGCGACACGGGCGACCGGGTCACGATCCATCACTTGCTCACGCACACTTCCGGGATCCCGGAATTTGCGACGACAGAGGCCCGCCGCGCGCACGGGTTGGAGCCCGTGCCGCCGATGGACCAGTTGATCGAGAAGTACTGCAGCGAGCCGCTTGCATTCGAACCGGGATCGAAGTTCGCCTATTCGAACACCGGGTTCGTCCTTCTGGGAGCCATCATTCAGAAAGTGACAAGCCAGACCTTTGACCAGGCACTCCACACGCTCATCCTCGATCCTGCGGGCATGAAGAATTCCGGACTCGACTGCAGCGGGCTGTCCCTCCCCGCGCGCGCAGCAGGTTTTGACGCCGGCTTCGGGGATACGCTTCCACCGTGCGAGGTGTTCAATATCGATTGGATCGGAGCTGCCGGCGGCATGTACGCTACCGCCGAGGACATGGTCGCGTGGGATCATGCGCTTTCTGATCCCGCCGTCCTCTCGCGCAATGCCCTGCGCCTGATGCAGACCCCCTACGTCAAGATGAAGGCCGATGGTCCTTCCTATGGGTATGGCGCCGTCCTGGATCGCCGCGTGAGGAACAGAAAAGGGGACAGCCTCCTGGTGGTCTATCATCAGGGCGGCATGCCCGGGGTCTCTTCGCTGTTCGGTCGCGTCCCCGCTACGAAGCAGATGGTCTTCGTCGTGAGCAATGTCTCCGGCGCACCGGTCGTCGCCATGAGTGACGGCCTGTTCGCACTGGTCAATGGTTCTCCGGCTCCATCGATCAAGCCATCGCTGGCGCGTGGACTCTTCAAAGCGATCAGCACGAAGGGCTCGTTGGAAGGTGTGCGCGACATTGAGAGCGAGCACCGCGCCTCCCCCGGCCGGTACGATGTCTTTGAAAATGAACTGAGCATCCTCGGACATCAGTATCTGCGCGAGAAAAAGCACGACGAGGCAGCTGCCGTCTTCGGGTACGCTCTGCGCCTGTTCCCGAAGAGCGCCGGGGCGTTCAATAATATGGGCGAGTGTGCCGTTGCGCTGGACCAGAAGGAAAAAGCCATCGGCTTCTATAAGAAGTCCCTCGAACTCAACCCGGTGGGCACTACCGCTCGCGAAGCGCTTCAAAAGCTCGGCGTGAACTAG
- a CDS encoding T9SS type A sorting domain-containing protein — MQQRFRVLVTVLILVTQPLFAEWTQTLGPEGGSVYGVVTDGSRLFAYLEGGGIQRSTNDGVRWYAANSGLPTPNIFSMEAEGSTVFAGTSTYGLYVSTDGGDSWVARNTGMGNVSVTDILIRGGRMYAATSSGFFISTNGGGAWTASNAGITNLALRTLASKDGLLFAGGGGGNVYVSADSGGSWTPAVSGITTTLAIQTLYVDDVRLFAGAGNAMYVSTNNGTSWSPVSTSAIGTNVNTFLRDGALLFMGTTAGLGRSTDNGATWVAASTGLVNKAVYGILKKGTVLYVATFGHGVSMSTDAGGTWVSMVVGMINSRVMTLFANGATLLACSDGAGIQMSTNAGRDWTLSNTGLTYAFSRGMTKVGSMMFAGSTDGIYRLPLLASSWSRVKPNVNVKAMESSAGKIWVGTATGMFFSADTGTSWSGPLSATNGKQIQCIRVTGTHIFGGSSASGIYRAALGDTAWVQVNTGLTDLNIRGLALIGTTLFAGTSDHGVFASTDNGETWTARSTGLSSLYIRALYAHGSALFAGTATGGVFVTTDDGGQWTGVNQGLAPKEIPALSVADGILYAAGYNSGVWKRPVSEIITGVPGSEQDAVPVHASLLQNYPNPFNPSTTITFRVLASQPVDLRLTVIDPLGREVAELARGVHRSGTHHVEFTPMGLATGVYFCRLVFGGQTSTQAMLYVK; from the coding sequence ATGCAACAGCGTTTCCGCGTGCTTGTCACTGTCCTCATCCTGGTCACCCAGCCCCTGTTCGCCGAGTGGACACAAACCCTTGGTCCGGAGGGTGGATCCGTGTATGGAGTGGTGACCGATGGCTCGAGACTCTTCGCCTACCTGGAGGGTGGAGGGATCCAGCGCTCGACGAATGATGGAGTGCGATGGTATGCTGCGAATAGCGGACTCCCAACGCCGAACATCTTCAGTATGGAGGCCGAAGGCTCGACGGTCTTCGCAGGAACATCGACATATGGGTTGTACGTCTCTACCGACGGGGGCGATTCATGGGTTGCCCGGAACACGGGGATGGGAAATGTCAGCGTCACCGACATCCTCATCCGTGGTGGACGGATGTACGCTGCCACCTCGAGTGGTTTCTTCATTTCAACGAATGGAGGTGGAGCCTGGACCGCCTCCAATGCAGGTATCACCAACCTTGCCCTCCGCACCCTGGCGTCGAAGGATGGGCTTCTGTTCGCCGGTGGCGGTGGCGGCAACGTGTACGTCTCTGCCGACAGCGGTGGGTCCTGGACACCGGCGGTTTCCGGGATCACAACGACACTCGCTATTCAGACACTCTACGTTGATGATGTGCGGCTCTTCGCAGGCGCGGGCAATGCGATGTATGTGTCAACGAACAACGGCACGTCATGGTCACCGGTCTCGACCTCTGCCATCGGTACAAATGTGAACACATTCTTACGGGATGGTGCGTTGCTCTTCATGGGAACCACCGCGGGGCTCGGACGCTCCACGGACAATGGGGCCACGTGGGTTGCGGCTTCCACGGGCCTTGTCAACAAAGCCGTCTATGGTATCCTGAAGAAAGGTACCGTACTCTACGTTGCAACGTTCGGCCATGGCGTCTCCATGAGCACGGACGCCGGCGGCACGTGGGTCAGCATGGTGGTTGGCATGATCAACTCCCGTGTCATGACACTGTTCGCGAATGGTGCCACGCTCCTTGCATGCAGCGATGGGGCGGGGATCCAGATGTCAACGAACGCAGGACGGGATTGGACGCTGTCGAATACCGGGCTGACCTATGCGTTCTCCCGCGGGATGACGAAGGTGGGGTCCATGATGTTTGCCGGTTCGACGGATGGGATCTATCGGCTCCCCTTGCTCGCCTCCTCCTGGTCACGGGTCAAGCCGAACGTGAACGTGAAGGCTATGGAGAGCAGTGCCGGGAAGATCTGGGTGGGGACGGCCACGGGGATGTTCTTCTCCGCCGACACGGGGACCTCATGGTCGGGACCGCTCTCGGCGACCAATGGCAAGCAGATACAGTGCATTCGCGTGACCGGCACCCATATCTTTGGCGGCAGCTCTGCGTCGGGGATCTATCGGGCAGCTCTCGGTGATACCGCCTGGGTGCAGGTCAACACGGGACTCACGGATCTGAATATCCGCGGACTTGCGCTCATCGGAACGACCCTTTTTGCAGGGACGTCCGATCATGGCGTCTTTGCCTCGACGGACAACGGTGAAACCTGGACAGCGAGAAGTACGGGCTTGTCAAGTCTGTACATCCGTGCGCTGTACGCGCACGGGTCTGCCCTGTTCGCTGGAACGGCGACGGGAGGCGTCTTCGTCACGACCGATGACGGTGGCCAATGGACGGGAGTGAATCAGGGGCTGGCGCCGAAGGAGATCCCCGCGCTCTCGGTCGCGGATGGGATCCTGTATGCTGCAGGCTACAACTCTGGTGTCTGGAAGCGACCGGTCAGCGAGATCATCACCGGCGTGCCCGGATCGGAGCAGGACGCTGTTCCGGTGCATGCATCGCTTCTTCAGAACTATCCCAATCCGTTCAACCCGTCCACGACGATCACATTCCGTGTCCTTGCATCGCAGCCGGTGGACCTCCGGTTGACGGTGATCGATCCCCTGGGCCGGGAGGTTGCGGAGTTGGCGAGAGGAGTACATCGATCCGGAACTCATCATGTCGAGTTCACGCCGATGGGGTTGGCGACCGGGGTGTATTTCTGCCGGCTGGTTTTTGGCGGGCAGACCTCGACCCAGGCCATGCTATATGTGAAGTGA
- the nagA gene encoding N-acetylglucosamine-6-phosphate deacetylase, translating to MARSLYIHDCRLASAPGRPTAVLIEGAKITAVGIQDVPGADRLDAGGRLLSPGFIDVHIQGAGGADVLDGTPEALATMSATLARLGTTGFLATTVARPGTGHDHLRIAREYMKTGPRGAELLGVHLEGPFINITKKGGISPEGIYAYSQDALADLLAAAGESLRMMTIAPELPGAIECIHRLVDRGIIAAFAHSQAGYDDLRRGCEAGITHVTHIFNAMIGLHHREPGPIAAIFEHPSITAQIISDGHHVHPAIVRLLRSAIGTARCVCITDGVQGMGLPDGRYRYCGREYESREGVARYLDGTLIGTTMGLGEIARRFRAFTGCSTAEALDTVTIVPARLLGIDAAKGSIAPGKDADLVLLNQDLSVHATLVSGRVVHTEAV from the coding sequence ATGGCACGCTCCCTGTACATCCACGATTGCCGGCTTGCATCGGCCCCCGGGCGACCGACTGCCGTGCTCATTGAAGGTGCGAAGATCACCGCGGTCGGGATCCAGGATGTGCCCGGAGCAGATCGGCTCGATGCAGGCGGACGCTTGCTGTCGCCGGGATTCATCGATGTGCATATCCAGGGCGCAGGCGGGGCGGATGTCCTTGACGGCACCCCGGAAGCGCTTGCGACCATGTCCGCGACACTGGCCCGGCTTGGCACCACCGGCTTTCTTGCGACGACGGTTGCGCGGCCGGGTACCGGCCATGATCATTTGCGCATTGCGCGGGAGTACATGAAGACCGGCCCGCGGGGCGCAGAGTTGCTCGGCGTGCATCTGGAAGGGCCATTCATCAATATCACAAAGAAGGGTGGGATCTCACCGGAAGGGATCTACGCGTACTCTCAGGATGCCCTTGCCGATCTCCTTGCGGCGGCCGGGGAGAGCCTGCGGATGATGACGATCGCTCCGGAGCTCCCTGGAGCGATCGAGTGCATCCATCGGCTCGTGGACCGTGGCATCATCGCGGCGTTCGCGCACTCGCAGGCAGGCTATGATGACCTCCGCCGCGGCTGCGAAGCGGGCATCACGCATGTCACACATATCTTCAATGCGATGATCGGCCTTCATCACCGTGAACCGGGCCCCATCGCGGCGATCTTTGAACACCCATCGATCACCGCGCAGATCATCAGCGACGGTCATCATGTGCATCCGGCCATCGTACGCCTTTTGAGGTCGGCCATCGGGACTGCCCGTTGCGTGTGCATCACGGACGGGGTCCAGGGGATGGGCCTGCCCGACGGCAGATACAGGTACTGTGGCCGTGAGTACGAGTCGCGTGAGGGTGTGGCGCGCTATCTCGATGGCACCCTTATCGGGACGACGATGGGACTCGGGGAGATCGCACGCCGATTCCGCGCATTCACGGGGTGCTCCACCGCAGAAGCATTGGATACCGTGACCATTGTCCCCGCCCGGCTTCTCGGAATCGATGCTGCCAAAGGGTCCATCGCGCCGGGAAAGGATGCCGATCTGGTTCTCCTGAACCAGGACCTGTCGGTCCATGCGACCCTGGTGTCCGGTCGTGTTGTGCATACGGAAGCCGTGTAG
- a CDS encoding C69 family dipeptidase: MKETAMSTALRRVALLLTAVTMSVPLMSLACTNILVTRGASKDGSTLITYAADSHTRYGQLYFHAATDHPEGTMVDVHDYGSGAWLGKVRQARHTYSVVGFTNEHQVSIGETTFGGRPELVDTLGIIDYGTLMFMAMQRSRTAREAIHTIGQLVAEYGYRSSGESFSIADPNEVWIMELIGKGPGNKGAVWVAMRIPDGSISGHANHPRIMAFPLRDTVNCYYAPDVISFARGKGYFTGKDSEFSFSDTYAPLDFSAARFCEARIWSVFNRVNASMGAYLNYAKGEDLSKRMPLWITPDRKLDVHDLMELMRDYYGGTDLDMTKDVGAGPFGCPYRWRPMTWSVDSMNYLNERAISTQHTGFSFVAQARSWLPDHIGGILWFGVDDTYHTVYTPMYCSITSTPPAFREGNGSMMEWSDDAAFWIFNQVSNFSYTRFNVISPEVRARQAELENGYLVQVPGVDRAALELSKTSKEVAIAYLTEYSTNAGQATFGAWKKLYRDLFVKFMDGNIKTKVPGRQNPAVSQPGYSDAWKRMVVREAGEKLKMPKH; encoded by the coding sequence ATGAAGGAAACTGCTATGTCCACCGCACTGCGCCGCGTTGCGCTCCTCCTGACCGCTGTCACCATGTCCGTCCCCCTGATGTCCCTTGCGTGCACCAACATCCTGGTGACGCGCGGTGCGTCGAAGGACGGATCGACGTTGATCACGTATGCGGCGGATTCTCACACCCGCTACGGGCAGCTGTATTTCCATGCCGCCACCGACCATCCCGAGGGGACGATGGTGGATGTCCATGATTACGGCTCGGGGGCATGGCTCGGCAAGGTGCGTCAGGCCCGCCACACCTATTCGGTGGTCGGATTCACGAATGAGCACCAGGTCTCGATCGGTGAGACCACGTTCGGTGGCAGGCCGGAGCTCGTGGATACGTTGGGCATCATCGACTACGGGACCCTCATGTTCATGGCGATGCAACGTTCCCGCACGGCGCGCGAGGCGATCCATACGATCGGCCAATTGGTCGCGGAGTACGGCTACCGCAGCTCCGGAGAATCCTTCTCGATCGCCGATCCGAATGAAGTCTGGATCATGGAGTTGATCGGCAAGGGGCCGGGGAACAAGGGGGCGGTGTGGGTTGCCATGCGGATCCCCGACGGCTCCATCTCCGGCCATGCGAACCACCCGCGCATCATGGCGTTCCCCCTGAGGGATACCGTGAATTGCTACTATGCCCCCGACGTGATCTCATTCGCACGGGGCAAGGGCTACTTCACCGGTAAGGACAGTGAGTTCAGTTTTTCGGATACCTATGCTCCTCTTGATTTCTCCGCGGCGCGGTTCTGCGAGGCCCGTATCTGGTCCGTGTTCAACCGCGTCAATGCGTCGATGGGTGCATACCTGAACTACGCCAAAGGCGAGGACCTGTCGAAGCGTATGCCGCTCTGGATCACCCCCGACAGGAAACTCGACGTTCATGACCTGATGGAACTCATGCGTGACTATTACGGCGGCACGGACCTCGACATGACGAAGGATGTGGGGGCCGGTCCGTTCGGTTGTCCGTACCGCTGGCGGCCGATGACGTGGAGTGTGGATTCGATGAACTATCTGAATGAGCGCGCGATCTCCACACAGCATACCGGATTCTCCTTCGTGGCCCAGGCACGTTCGTGGCTTCCGGATCACATCGGAGGCATCCTCTGGTTCGGCGTGGATGATACGTACCACACCGTGTACACGCCCATGTATTGCAGCATCACCTCGACCCCTCCAGCATTCCGGGAAGGGAATGGCTCGATGATGGAATGGTCCGACGATGCGGCATTCTGGATCTTCAATCAGGTCTCGAACTTCTCCTATACACGCTTCAACGTGATCAGTCCCGAGGTCCGTGCGCGGCAGGCAGAACTTGAGAACGGGTATCTCGTGCAGGTCCCCGGCGTTGACCGGGCTGCGTTGGAGCTTTCGAAGACCAGCAAGGAGGTGGCCATCGCGTATCTGACGGAATACTCGACGAACGCGGGACAGGCGACCTTTGGCGCGTGGAAGAAGTTGTACCGGGATCTGTTCGTCAAGTTCATGGATGGCAATATCAAGACGAAGGTCCCGGGGAGGCAGAACCCCGCGGTGTCGCAACCGGGTTACAGCGACGCATGGAAGAGGATGGTCGTGCGTGAAGCCGGGGAGAAACTGAAGATGCCGAAGCACTAG